Proteins encoded together in one Flavobacteriales bacterium window:
- a CDS encoding response regulator transcription factor — protein sequence MSPVRILVVDALELVHEGLKARYIDSPVLDLSAYAGTGEAMLERIRLDPPDLVLLDVSLPVMDGIDAMRALHKEHPQVKALAHSLLNGIEYVNSMLLEGASGYVVKNGPREELPQAVRTVMAGGRHLSPAAQEAVDKGYSYTEKRPDGEYVGLTVREREIIRLVALERTNAEIAVALFISEDTVKTHRRNLMTKLNVRSTAGLVRYAVDRCWV from the coding sequence ATGTCGCCCGTTCGCATCCTGGTGGTGGACGCCCTCGAACTGGTCCATGAAGGTCTCAAGGCCCGCTACATCGACTCACCGGTCCTGGACCTTTCCGCCTACGCGGGTACCGGTGAGGCCATGCTGGAACGCATTCGGCTGGATCCGCCCGACCTTGTACTGCTGGACGTTTCGCTGCCCGTCATGGATGGCATCGACGCCATGCGCGCCCTCCACAAGGAGCACCCGCAGGTGAAAGCCCTGGCCCACTCCCTCCTCAACGGCATCGAATACGTCAACAGCATGTTGCTGGAAGGCGCATCGGGCTATGTGGTGAAGAACGGTCCCAGGGAGGAGCTGCCCCAGGCCGTGCGCACCGTGATGGCCGGTGGGCGCCACCTCAGCCCGGCCGCCCAGGAGGCGGTGGACAAGGGCTACAGCTACACTGAAAAGCGGCCCGACGGGGAGTACGTCGGCCTCACCGTCCGGGAACGGGAGATCATCCGGTTGGTCGCCCTGGAACGAACCAACGCCGAGATCGCCGTGGCACTTTTCATCAGCGAGGACACCGTGAAGACGCATCGGCGCAACCTGATGACCAAGCTCAACGTGCGCAGCACGGCCGGCCTTGTGCGGTACGCCGTGGACCGCTGCTGGGTGTGA
- a CDS encoding peptidylprolyl isomerase — translation MRKFVLFAGLFVAGHLAAQDGVADPVVMTVDGKPVSRTEFEAIYKKNNKDAAVTQQALDEYLDLFINYKLKVREAEVLGMDTVTKFRTELDGYRKQLARPYLIDRELNDQLIKEAYDRSRTEMRASHILVQVGEEATPEDTAAAWKRIMALRERVAKGEDFGTVAKSKGGSDDPSAQKNGGDLGWFSALQMVYPFESAVYTTPVGQLSQPVRTRFGYHIIKVTDTRPARGQVKVAHVMLRASDQDTPERQADTERRIREIHQQVASGSVTFADAALKFSEDESSSTKGGELPMFGTGKMIEEFEDVAFGLKANDEVSAPFKTRYGWHIVKRLDAMPPPAFEQAKADLKSRISRDSRADITRRAFLDKLRANYNYKPDLKAVKAVVPLLDSTIFRKGAQVLDTLSRKDVVEGLIVRKDGRYKRELNGTIKEGKLVNVRSRKHDDLTQTPTDTVVVRDVHEGWTPDAARAAKLTKPVFTIDGRSFTQADLLAYLQDKQRREPGRSFSAYVDERFQQFVDDKLMEYEDGRLEEKYPEFRLLMKEYRDGILLFELTDQKVWSKAVKDSTGLQAYHKAHERDFMWDTRYRGDIYTCANADVAKKARALYKKGKRGADLQAELTKTSALDLEHVNGTWTADEKPYLKGIVNIGLSENFNVDGRVVMVDLQEVIPATPKTMDEARGLITAAYQDQLEKDWITELRGKYEVRVNKDVLYSIR, via the coding sequence ATGAGGAAGTTCGTTCTTTTCGCCGGCCTCTTCGTCGCCGGACACCTCGCCGCTCAGGACGGCGTGGCCGACCCTGTGGTGATGACCGTGGACGGCAAACCCGTCAGCCGCACCGAGTTCGAGGCCATCTACAAGAAGAACAACAAGGATGCGGCCGTCACCCAGCAAGCACTGGATGAATACCTCGACCTCTTCATCAACTACAAGCTGAAGGTGCGTGAGGCGGAAGTGCTCGGCATGGACACGGTGACCAAGTTCCGCACCGAGCTCGACGGCTATCGCAAGCAGCTGGCCCGTCCCTACCTCATCGACCGCGAACTGAACGACCAGCTGATCAAGGAGGCCTACGACCGGTCACGGACCGAGATGCGGGCCAGCCACATCCTGGTGCAGGTGGGTGAGGAGGCCACGCCCGAGGACACCGCTGCGGCCTGGAAGCGCATCATGGCCCTGCGTGAGCGCGTGGCCAAGGGCGAGGACTTCGGCACCGTGGCCAAGAGCAAAGGGGGCAGCGATGACCCCAGCGCGCAGAAGAACGGCGGTGACCTGGGCTGGTTCAGCGCCTTGCAGATGGTCTATCCCTTCGAGAGCGCCGTGTACACCACCCCGGTCGGCCAGCTGAGCCAGCCGGTCCGCACCCGCTTCGGCTACCACATCATCAAGGTCACCGATACGCGCCCGGCGCGCGGCCAGGTGAAGGTGGCCCATGTCATGCTGCGCGCCTCCGACCAGGATACGCCAGAGCGGCAGGCCGATACCGAACGGCGCATCCGCGAGATCCATCAGCAGGTCGCCTCGGGCAGCGTCACCTTCGCCGACGCCGCCCTGAAGTTCAGTGAGGACGAGAGCTCCAGCACCAAGGGGGGCGAGCTGCCCATGTTCGGAACGGGCAAGATGATCGAGGAGTTCGAGGATGTGGCCTTCGGACTGAAAGCCAATGACGAGGTGAGCGCGCCGTTCAAGACCCGCTACGGCTGGCACATCGTCAAGCGACTGGATGCCATGCCTCCGCCCGCGTTCGAGCAGGCCAAGGCCGATCTCAAGAGCCGCATCAGCCGCGACAGCCGCGCCGACATCACGCGCCGCGCCTTCCTCGACAAGCTGCGCGCCAACTACAACTACAAGCCTGACCTCAAGGCCGTGAAGGCCGTGGTCCCCCTGCTGGACAGCACCATCTTCCGGAAGGGGGCCCAGGTGCTCGACACGCTCAGCCGCAAGGACGTGGTGGAAGGCCTCATCGTGCGCAAGGACGGCCGCTACAAGCGGGAGCTCAACGGCACCATCAAGGAAGGCAAGCTGGTGAACGTGCGCAGCCGCAAGCACGACGACCTGACGCAGACGCCGACGGATACCGTGGTGGTGCGCGATGTCCATGAGGGTTGGACGCCCGATGCCGCAAGAGCCGCCAAGCTCACCAAGCCGGTATTCACCATCGACGGGCGGAGCTTCACCCAGGCCGACCTGCTCGCGTACCTGCAGGACAAGCAACGCCGCGAACCGGGCCGCTCCTTCTCCGCGTATGTGGATGAGCGCTTCCAGCAGTTCGTGGACGATAAGCTGATGGAATACGAGGACGGTCGGCTGGAGGAGAAGTACCCGGAGTTCCGTCTGTTGATGAAGGAGTACCGCGACGGGATCCTCCTGTTCGAGCTCACCGACCAGAAGGTGTGGAGCAAGGCCGTGAAGGACAGCACGGGACTGCAGGCCTACCACAAGGCGCACGAACGCGACTTCATGTGGGATACCCGCTACCGCGGCGACATCTACACCTGCGCGAATGCCGACGTGGCCAAGAAGGCCCGGGCCCTCTACAAGAAGGGGAAGCGCGGCGCCGATCTGCAGGCCGAGCTCACCAAGACCTCCGCCCTCGACCTGGAACACGTCAACGGCACCTGGACCGCCGACGAGAAACCCTATCTGAAGGGCATCGTCAACATCGGCCTCTCGGAGAACTTCAACGTGGACGGCCGCGTGGTGATGGTCGATCTGCAGGAGGTGATCCCCGCCACGCCCAAGACCATGGACGAGGCCCGCGGCCTGATCACCGCGGCCTACCAGGACCAGCTCGAGAAGGACTGGATCACGGAGCTCCGCGGCAAGTACGAGGTCCGTGTCAACAAGGACGTGCTCTATTCCATCCGCTGA
- a CDS encoding peptidylprolyl isomerase, which produces MPNDSRILHLCATLAMAAPLWAQPVPEVVDGIVGVVGREVVLLSDLQGRQEQLRQNGVPVTAAATCEELRGLLYERMLLDQAMLDSVMVDEGQVQAELDRRIRYFIMQLGSQEKLEEFYGKSIAEIKDDFHDQVQQQLLVQRMEGQVSGEIRVSPRDVERFFKEIPEDSLPYINAQVEFAQIVRTPRVSDAEDSRVRRRIEGFRDNVVKGEKDFCTLAILYSEDPGSAQNCGELGLVPLGAMVPEFDAVAMSLKEGEVSQVFKTSYGYHFMQLIERRGEQYNARHILLKPQVGNEDLLAARRFLDSLATQIRSGTLDFGTAAADHSDDEESRSSSGIVIEPNSNSARWSIGELDQQTFFVVDKLAVQEVSEPAVITSEDGTRSFRIIKLLRRTEPHQANLKDDYQLLLQAAEGRLRTKAVDDWVRLKLADTYIRVDPAHAGCPFLRDWNIAGGE; this is translated from the coding sequence ATGCCGAACGATAGCCGCATCCTGCACCTTTGCGCCACCCTCGCGATGGCGGCTCCGCTCTGGGCGCAGCCGGTGCCCGAAGTGGTCGATGGTATCGTGGGCGTGGTGGGCCGGGAGGTGGTGCTGCTCAGCGATCTGCAGGGGCGCCAGGAGCAGCTGCGCCAGAACGGAGTGCCCGTCACCGCTGCGGCGACCTGCGAGGAACTGCGCGGCCTGCTCTATGAGCGCATGCTCCTGGATCAGGCGATGCTGGACAGTGTGATGGTGGACGAGGGCCAGGTGCAGGCCGAGCTCGACCGCCGGATCCGGTATTTCATCATGCAGCTAGGCTCCCAGGAGAAGCTTGAGGAGTTCTATGGCAAGTCCATCGCCGAGATCAAGGACGATTTCCACGACCAGGTGCAGCAGCAGTTGCTGGTGCAGCGCATGGAGGGCCAGGTCTCCGGCGAGATCCGGGTCTCCCCCCGCGATGTCGAGCGCTTCTTCAAGGAGATCCCCGAGGACAGCCTGCCCTACATCAACGCCCAGGTGGAGTTCGCCCAGATCGTGCGCACCCCGCGCGTGAGCGATGCGGAGGACAGCAGGGTCCGCCGGCGGATCGAGGGCTTCCGGGACAATGTGGTGAAAGGGGAAAAGGACTTCTGCACCCTCGCCATCCTGTACAGCGAGGATCCTGGCTCGGCCCAGAATTGCGGGGAGCTCGGTCTGGTGCCTCTCGGGGCCATGGTGCCCGAGTTCGACGCGGTGGCCATGAGCCTCAAGGAAGGAGAGGTGAGCCAGGTGTTCAAGACCAGCTACGGCTATCACTTCATGCAGCTCATCGAGCGCCGGGGCGAACAGTACAACGCCCGGCACATCCTGCTGAAACCGCAGGTGGGCAACGAGGACCTGCTGGCGGCGCGCCGCTTCCTGGACAGCCTGGCCACACAGATCCGCTCCGGCACGCTGGACTTCGGCACGGCCGCCGCCGATCACAGCGACGACGAGGAGTCGCGTTCCTCCAGCGGCATCGTCATCGAACCCAACAGCAACAGCGCGCGCTGGTCGATCGGCGAGCTCGACCAGCAGACCTTCTTCGTGGTGGACAAGCTGGCGGTGCAGGAGGTGAGCGAACCGGCCGTGATCACCTCGGAGGACGGCACGCGCAGCTTCAGGATCATCAAGCTGCTTCGCCGCACCGAGCCCCATCAGGCCAACCTGAAGGACGACTACCAGCTGCTGCTCCAGGCCGCCGAGGGCCGGCTCCGCACCAAGGCGGTGGACGATTGGGTGCGGCTGAAGCTGGCCGATACCTATATCCGCGTGGACCCCGCGCACGCCGGCTGTCCCTTCCTGCGCGATTGGAACATCGCCGGGGGTGAATGA
- the guaB gene encoding IMP dehydrogenase → MERSPTGVTAAKASRNSANGRADKFVGEGLTYDDVLLVPAYSEVLPREVAIRTRFSRRITLNVPIVSAAMDTVTGSELAIAIAQQGGIGVVHKNQPVAAQANEVRRVKRSESGMILDPVKLEEKALVGDALKLMAENRIGGIPVVSSDGRLVGIVTNRDLRFEKRMGRPVTEVMTKDHLITAQRNTTMGQAEEILQEHKIEKLPVVDDAGRLVGLITYKDILKLKQRPNACKDHLGRLRVAAAIGIAADSLERAKALVEAGVDALVIDTAHGHTRGVVDMLRRVKEAYPEVDVVVGNVATADAARALAEAGADAVKVGIGPGSICTTRVIAGVGVPQLTAVLDCAAGLEGTDVPVIADGGIRYTGDVVKALAAGASTVMIGSMFAGVEESPGETIIYEGRRFKAYRGMGSIEAMQHGSKDRYFQDMEDDIKKLVPEGISGRVPFKGRLEEVVHQLVGGLRAGMGYCGAPDIGALKRARFIRITSAGVRESHPHDVFITREAPNYSHH, encoded by the coding sequence ATGGAACGATCCCCTACCGGTGTGACGGCCGCAAAGGCCTCCCGGAACTCCGCCAACGGCCGTGCCGACAAGTTCGTGGGTGAAGGGCTCACCTACGATGATGTGCTTCTGGTGCCCGCCTACAGCGAGGTGCTTCCTCGCGAGGTGGCCATCCGAACGCGGTTCTCCCGGCGCATCACGCTCAACGTCCCCATCGTCAGCGCTGCGATGGACACGGTGACCGGTTCGGAGCTGGCCATCGCCATCGCCCAGCAGGGCGGCATCGGCGTGGTGCACAAGAACCAGCCCGTCGCCGCGCAGGCCAACGAGGTGCGCCGCGTGAAGCGCAGCGAGAGCGGCATGATCCTCGATCCCGTGAAGCTGGAGGAGAAGGCCTTGGTGGGTGATGCCCTCAAGCTCATGGCCGAGAACCGCATCGGAGGCATCCCCGTGGTGTCCTCCGACGGCCGGCTCGTGGGCATCGTCACCAACCGCGACCTGCGTTTCGAGAAGCGCATGGGCCGGCCGGTGACCGAGGTGATGACCAAGGACCACCTGATCACCGCCCAGCGCAATACCACCATGGGGCAGGCGGAGGAGATCCTGCAGGAACACAAGATCGAGAAGCTGCCCGTGGTGGACGATGCGGGTCGCCTCGTGGGCCTGATCACATACAAGGACATCCTGAAGCTCAAGCAACGCCCCAACGCCTGCAAGGACCACCTGGGCCGCCTGCGCGTGGCCGCGGCCATCGGCATCGCCGCCGACAGCTTGGAGCGCGCCAAGGCCCTGGTCGAGGCGGGGGTCGACGCGTTGGTGATCGACACCGCCCATGGTCACACCCGCGGGGTGGTGGACATGCTCAGGCGCGTGAAGGAAGCCTATCCCGAGGTGGACGTCGTCGTGGGCAACGTGGCCACCGCCGATGCCGCCCGTGCGCTGGCCGAGGCGGGTGCCGATGCCGTCAAGGTGGGTATCGGGCCCGGCAGCATCTGCACCACCCGCGTCATCGCCGGGGTGGGGGTGCCCCAGCTCACCGCTGTGCTGGACTGCGCAGCGGGCCTGGAGGGCACCGATGTGCCCGTGATCGCCGACGGCGGCATCCGGTACACCGGTGATGTGGTGAAGGCCCTGGCTGCCGGCGCCAGCACGGTAATGATCGGCAGCATGTTCGCCGGGGTGGAGGAAAGCCCCGGTGAGACCATCATCTACGAAGGACGCAGGTTCAAGGCATACCGGGGCATGGGCTCCATCGAGGCCATGCAGCACGGCAGCAAGGACCGCTACTTCCAGGACATGGAGGACGACATCAAGAAGCTCGTGCCCGAGGGCATCAGCGGTCGGGTGCCGTTCAAGGGCCGGCTGGAGGAGGTGGTGCACCAACTGGTGGGCGGTCTTCGGGCCGGGATGGGGTATTGCGGCGCACCGGACATCGGCGCCCTGAAGCGGGCCCGCTTCATCCGCATCACCTCGGCCGGTGTGCGCGAGAGCCATCCGCACGACGTCTTCATCACCCGCGAGGCCCCCAACTACAGCCATCACTAG
- the asnB gene encoding asparagine synthase (glutamine-hydrolyzing) gives MCGIAGIAGHPRPEEAAAAVGRMNEAQRHRGPDSGGLWSDADVALGHRRLKIIDLSSAADQPFHSADGRHVLVFNGEIYNYRELRTELERLPGVAPFRTGSDTEVLAAALTAWGPHALDRLQGMFAFAWWDRTERRLLLARDRLGIKPLYVHESGGRLAFASELRALLASGLVPRALDPDGLVDHLRYQTVHAPRTLVAGVRMLMPGHWMSWCDGRIEEGRYWDLVANARREAADLSVDSVQREVRERLSRAVERRLVADVPFGAFLSGGIDSSAVVGLMAQAGSAPVSTFSVVFDEEEFSEERYARIVAKKFGTRHTAIRLRPDDMLRLLPHALAAMDHPSGDGPNTYVVSKVTREAGITMALSGLGGDEVFAGYPVFTRTDRLWRWRALGLVPPGVRGLAGDLAARLRPSAATAKLPGLLRAPGLGPEHSYPFSRIAFLDPDLRRLVSTATLPENAVAELLQARYGAGAGTLPLLSQVSVAELDTYLPNVLLRDTDQMSMAHALEVRVPFLDHELVEFVLGVSDTHKYPHSPKKLLVDALGDLLPERIVNRPKMGFTLPWEHWMRNELRSFCEARLHTLGTRPVFRRDGVRSLWTRFLAGDRRVNWARVWGLVVLADWLDTNRIEA, from the coding sequence ATGTGCGGCATCGCAGGCATCGCAGGACATCCCCGGCCCGAGGAGGCGGCCGCAGCCGTGGGCCGGATGAACGAGGCGCAACGCCATCGTGGCCCCGATTCCGGTGGCCTGTGGTCCGATGCCGACGTCGCCCTGGGCCACAGGCGGCTGAAGATCATCGACCTCAGCAGCGCCGCCGACCAGCCCTTCCACAGCGCGGACGGCCGCCATGTGCTTGTCTTCAACGGCGAGATCTACAACTATCGCGAACTGCGCACCGAGCTCGAACGCCTGCCCGGCGTGGCTCCGTTCCGCACCGGCTCGGACACCGAGGTGCTCGCCGCCGCCCTCACGGCCTGGGGCCCCCACGCGCTGGACCGCCTGCAGGGCATGTTCGCCTTCGCCTGGTGGGATCGCACGGAACGCAGGCTGCTGCTGGCGCGCGACCGGCTCGGCATCAAGCCGCTCTACGTGCACGAGTCCGGAGGTCGCCTGGCCTTCGCCTCCGAACTGCGCGCCCTGCTCGCCTCGGGCCTGGTGCCCCGGGCGCTTGACCCCGACGGGCTGGTGGACCATCTGCGCTACCAGACGGTGCACGCCCCGCGCACGCTGGTGGCCGGTGTACGGATGCTGATGCCGGGCCACTGGATGTCCTGGTGCGACGGGCGGATCGAGGAGGGACGCTACTGGGACCTGGTGGCCAACGCGCGCCGCGAGGCCGCTGATCTCTCGGTCGACAGCGTGCAGCGCGAGGTGCGTGAGCGGCTGTCCCGTGCCGTGGAACGGCGCTTGGTGGCCGATGTGCCCTTCGGCGCTTTCCTCAGTGGGGGCATCGATAGCAGCGCGGTGGTGGGCCTGATGGCGCAGGCCGGCAGCGCCCCGGTGAGCACCTTCTCCGTGGTCTTCGACGAAGAGGAGTTCAGTGAGGAACGGTACGCCCGCATCGTGGCAAAGAAGTTCGGCACCCGCCACACGGCCATCCGGCTGCGGCCGGACGATATGCTGCGGCTGCTGCCGCACGCGTTGGCCGCCATGGACCATCCCAGCGGCGACGGTCCCAACACGTACGTGGTGTCCAAGGTCACGCGGGAGGCGGGCATCACCATGGCCTTGTCCGGGCTGGGGGGCGACGAGGTCTTCGCCGGTTATCCCGTGTTCACCCGCACCGATCGGCTCTGGCGTTGGCGGGCGCTGGGGCTGGTTCCACCAGGTGTTCGGGGCCTTGCGGGCGATCTGGCGGCGCGGTTGCGGCCGTCAGCGGCCACGGCCAAGCTGCCCGGCCTGCTGCGTGCACCCGGCCTGGGGCCCGAGCACAGCTATCCCTTCTCGCGCATCGCCTTCCTGGACCCTGACCTGCGCCGCTTGGTGAGCACGGCCACCCTACCGGAGAACGCCGTGGCGGAGCTGTTGCAGGCGCGCTACGGCGCGGGCGCCGGCACCCTGCCCCTGCTCTCGCAGGTGAGCGTGGCCGAGCTTGACACCTACCTGCCCAATGTGCTGCTGCGCGACACCGACCAGATGAGCATGGCGCACGCCCTCGAGGTGCGCGTACCCTTCCTGGACCACGAACTGGTGGAGTTCGTGTTGGGCGTGTCCGACACCCACAAGTACCCGCACAGCCCCAAGAAGCTGCTGGTGGACGCCTTGGGCGACCTGCTGCCCGAGCGGATCGTGAACCGCCCCAAGATGGGCTTCACCCTGCCATGGGAGCACTGGATGCGCAACGAACTGCGCAGCTTCTGCGAGGCCCGCCTGCACACGTTGGGGACACGCCCCGTCTTCCGACGGGATGGCGTGCGATCCCTGTGGACGCGCTTCCTGGCGGGTGACCGGCGCGTGAACTGGGCCCGCGTGTGGGGGCTGGTGGTGCTCGCCGACTGGCTGGACACGAACCGCATCGAGGCCTGA
- a CDS encoding nitronate monooxygenase, whose protein sequence is MDQAPSNPLCSLFGIRYPIVQAGMIWCSGWRLAAAVSNAGGLGLIGAGSMYPEVLREHIRKCKAATDRPFGVNIPLLYADLDKHVGIVLEEEVPIVFTSAGNPALLTPRLKAAGRTVVHVVSSVKFARKAQEAGVDAVVAEGFEAGGHNGREETTTLVLVPMVRDAVQVPVIAAGGIADGRAMLACMVLGADGVQVGSRFVCSAESSAHPAFKEAVTRVDEGGTMLTLKELAPVRLMRNAFFQEVQAAYARGAGVDELKQVLGRARAKRGMFEGDLGQGELEIGQVSAAIREVLPAQRIVQDLVEEFHTAAARIGPDGRSMVARWQQPGPDQRLLK, encoded by the coding sequence GTGGACCAGGCCCCATCGAACCCGCTCTGCAGCCTGTTCGGCATCCGCTATCCGATCGTGCAGGCCGGCATGATCTGGTGCTCGGGCTGGCGGCTCGCCGCCGCTGTGAGCAATGCCGGTGGCCTGGGGCTCATCGGCGCCGGGTCCATGTACCCCGAGGTGCTGCGGGAACACATCCGCAAGTGCAAGGCCGCCACGGACCGGCCCTTCGGGGTCAACATCCCGTTGCTCTACGCCGACTTGGACAAGCACGTCGGCATCGTGTTGGAGGAGGAGGTCCCCATCGTATTCACCTCCGCTGGCAACCCCGCCCTGCTCACGCCGCGCCTGAAGGCCGCCGGCCGCACGGTGGTGCACGTGGTCAGCAGCGTGAAGTTCGCCCGCAAGGCCCAGGAGGCCGGGGTGGATGCCGTGGTGGCCGAAGGCTTCGAGGCCGGCGGGCACAACGGCCGCGAAGAGACCACCACCCTCGTGCTGGTGCCCATGGTGCGTGATGCGGTGCAGGTGCCCGTGATCGCCGCAGGAGGGATCGCCGATGGGCGGGCCATGCTCGCCTGCATGGTGCTGGGCGCCGATGGGGTCCAGGTCGGCAGCCGGTTCGTGTGCAGCGCGGAGTCCAGCGCCCATCCTGCGTTCAAGGAGGCGGTGACCCGGGTGGATGAGGGTGGCACGATGTTGACGCTCAAGGAGTTGGCGCCGGTCCGGTTGATGCGCAACGCCTTTTTCCAAGAGGTGCAGGCGGCCTACGCCCGCGGGGCCGGGGTGGACGAACTGAAGCAGGTGCTGGGCCGGGCGCGCGCCAAGCGGGGCATGTTCGAGGGCGACCTGGGTCAGGGGGAATTGGAGATCGGCCAGGTAAGCGCGGCCATACGCGAGGTGCTCCCAGCACAACGGATCGTGCAGGATCTGGTGGAGGAGTTCCATACTGCTGCCGCACGGATCGGCCCGGATGGACGTTCCATGGTGGCCCGGTGGCAACAACCTGGGCCGGACCAACGTCTTCTCAAGTGA
- a CDS encoding gliding motility-associated C-terminal domain-containing protein, producing MNPIRMRALVNGSRLVLLWAVTGVPAVAQVLDAPSLRCASVNVSGDVTLTWIVPPDPNGIFQQYEVYHSASLGGPYAVVPPAIMVYGTPTFTHFGAGAHLAPQYYYVVAVSSAPPPNSSAPSDTLASIFLEVTQSSPLGSAVLDWTPQHVPHLATADTMYDIWMEYPVGTWQLIGSVEEPTTHYEHIISICEDSLTFRVSVANGNLCTSFSSRDGDVFRDDTPPSPPVITTVSVDTANGQATIDWGASPEGDTDGYIVVLIDALGNTIIDTVWGQGNTFYQYLLSDAATLPESFTVAAFDTCWTGNPPSPNTSATLDPHTTIHASTSYNECASSVTITWTPYGGWPVANYEVYAQQAGGSWFLMGIFNPTAGSALHENVLPFTTYSYVVKAIGANGTLWSLSNKAIRPTDYPPVPQFNYIRVATVLADDHIQVVDSVDGSAAARLYILERSANGEPFELITTRSGAGVSGGTLVFDDLDVEADQRSYSYRILVEDSCGAPVVTSNTASTIHLRAEADLEGFSHLSWNGYGDWAGTVGAYAVYRSISGGPWELLLLLPGGQWTYSDPVQDLIATDGGFCYYVEAFEVGNPSGIEVFSRSNEACAVQEVQFWLPNAFIAGSAIEANTEFRPVTAYTGFASYQLIIYNRWGQNIWSTSDPAQGWDGKVGGTYVPQGMYGYYCAFENGEGRKLDKRGTVTFLWGRE from the coding sequence GTGAACCCGATCCGCATGCGTGCCTTGGTGAACGGATCCCGTCTTGTGCTGCTTTGGGCGGTCACCGGTGTGCCGGCCGTCGCCCAGGTGCTCGACGCGCCTTCGCTCCGCTGTGCCTCGGTGAACGTGTCCGGCGATGTCACCCTCACGTGGATCGTGCCGCCCGATCCGAACGGCATCTTTCAGCAGTACGAAGTGTACCACAGCGCGTCGTTGGGCGGCCCGTACGCTGTGGTGCCACCCGCGATCATGGTGTATGGCACCCCCACGTTCACGCACTTCGGGGCGGGTGCCCATCTGGCCCCGCAGTACTACTACGTCGTGGCTGTCTCCTCCGCGCCACCGCCGAACAGCTCCGCTCCCAGCGACACCCTGGCGTCGATCTTCCTGGAGGTCACTCAGAGCAGCCCGCTCGGGAGCGCCGTGCTCGACTGGACCCCGCAGCACGTGCCGCACCTGGCCACGGCGGACACCATGTACGACATCTGGATGGAGTACCCCGTGGGCACCTGGCAGTTGATCGGGTCGGTGGAGGAACCCACCACGCACTACGAGCACATCATCAGCATCTGTGAGGACTCTCTCACCTTCCGGGTCAGCGTGGCCAACGGCAACCTCTGCACCTCCTTCAGCAGCCGCGACGGGGACGTGTTCCGGGACGACACGCCGCCTTCGCCCCCGGTGATCACGACCGTCTCGGTGGATACGGCCAACGGTCAGGCCACCATTGATTGGGGCGCAAGTCCGGAAGGGGATACGGACGGGTATATCGTGGTGCTGATCGATGCGCTGGGCAACACCATCATCGACACGGTCTGGGGGCAGGGCAACACCTTCTACCAGTATCTGTTGAGCGATGCGGCCACCCTGCCGGAGTCGTTCACGGTGGCGGCTTTCGACACCTGCTGGACCGGCAATCCGCCCAGCCCCAACACCAGCGCCACGCTCGATCCGCACACCACCATCCACGCATCCACGAGTTACAACGAATGCGCCTCCTCCGTCACCATCACATGGACGCCGTACGGGGGATGGCCGGTGGCGAACTACGAGGTGTATGCCCAACAGGCCGGAGGATCCTGGTTTCTGATGGGCATCTTCAACCCCACGGCCGGATCCGCCCTGCACGAGAACGTGCTGCCGTTCACCACCTACTCCTACGTGGTGAAGGCGATCGGCGCCAACGGCACCCTGTGGTCGCTGAGCAACAAGGCCATCCGGCCCACGGACTATCCGCCCGTGCCACAGTTCAACTACATCCGAGTGGCCACGGTGCTGGCCGACGATCACATCCAGGTGGTGGACAGCGTGGACGGTTCGGCCGCGGCCAGGCTGTACATCCTGGAGCGGAGCGCCAACGGTGAGCCTTTCGAACTGATCACGACCCGATCGGGAGCTGGCGTGTCGGGCGGAACGCTGGTGTTCGATGACCTTGACGTGGAGGCCGACCAACGGAGCTACAGCTATCGTATCCTGGTGGAGGACAGTTGCGGCGCACCGGTGGTGACGTCCAACACGGCGTCCACCATCCACCTGCGGGCCGAGGCGGACCTGGAAGGGTTCAGTCACCTCAGCTGGAACGGCTACGGCGACTGGGCCGGCACGGTCGGGGCCTACGCCGTGTACCGCAGCATCTCCGGCGGTCCGTGGGAGCTCTTGTTGCTGTTGCCCGGCGGTCAATGGACCTACAGCGATCCCGTTCAGGACCTGATCGCCACCGACGGGGGCTTCTGCTACTACGTGGAGGCCTTTGAGGTGGGCAACCCCAGCGGCATCGAAGTGTTCAGCCGTAGCAATGAGGCGTGCGCGGTGCAGGAGGTCCAGTTCTGGCTGCCCAACGCGTTCATCGCCGGAAGCGCCATCGAGGCGAACACCGAGTTCAGGCCGGTGACGGCCTACACGGGCTTCGCGAGCTATCAGCTGATCATCTACAACCGGTGGGGCCAGAACATCTGGTCGACCAGCGATCCTGCGCAGGGTTGGGACGGGAAAGTGGGGGGCACCTATGTGCCCCAGGGGATGTACGGCTACTACTGTGCGTTCGAGAACGGCGAAGGCCGCAAGCTGGATAAGCGGGGCACGGTGACCTTCCTGTGGGGACGGGAGTAG